A single window of Fischerella sp. PCC 9605 DNA harbors:
- a CDS encoding GAF domain-containing protein yields the protein MQVIIKPETLRLRIANRIRLSTELQDVLTTTVAELRSFLRSDRVKIYKFHPDQSGLVIAESVDSDRLPSLLGLNFPADDIPLEARELFVKSRVRSIVNLDTQQIGRIPLDDLEDEEIFSEENYYRPVDPCHVEYLTAMGVKSSLVVPIMHHDQLWGLLVSHHSESRSIPESELELVQMVSDQLSLAIAQSALIAQANEKAAREATIKRIATLLHSLPTIEYQSALAETITALGGSGGRLCIKNQAFIESFADCLQADSEHIKVYAYGKQPAIPDQAKYKYMEQYSVWQERYKSGKYNIWAISDIYKIPGLRNLQVAFRPTKIRSILMIPLHYRQKLLGYLSIFRDEFETKTLWAGEFDPDGRQLYPRLSFEVWQESKTAQAREWNVEEIELARELSQQFAFAIHESELSQHHAHMLSAIAKNQAQQDTIKLEQSIKQQQALSEVIAKIRDSLNIESIFQTTTREVCQLLQADRVSVYRFNSDWGGEFVGDFEAANPEWLHISKLGINTIWDDTYLQETQGGRYRDNQTFAVDDIYQMGFAPCHIKLLEQFHIKAFAIAPIFVRQKLWGLLAAYQHSGSRHWNLSDIQFLTQTAAQLGVALQQAELLAQTRQQAVDLQKAAEQQQLLFDVVAKIRASLDLETIFQTTTREVCQLLQADRVSVYRFNSDWSGEFVGNFEAANLEWSHISKLGINTVWDDTYLQQTQGGRYRHNETSAVDDIYQIGFTPCHIELLEQFHIKAFAIAPIFVGQKLWGLLAAYQHCGPRHWNSSDIKFLSQIAAQMGVALQQAELVAQTQQQAADLLKVLDELHATGQQKQFLLKVVDKMRKALTFSGHDRDRHVEESLPYSED from the coding sequence ATGCAGGTTATTATCAAGCCAGAAACATTACGACTTCGCATTGCAAACCGCATCCGTCTATCGACAGAATTGCAAGATGTTTTGACAACAACGGTGGCAGAGTTACGCTCGTTTCTTAGAAGCGATCGCGTCAAGATTTACAAATTTCATCCGGATCAAAGCGGTCTAGTCATAGCTGAATCTGTGGATAGCGATAGGTTGCCTTCGCTACTGGGGTTAAATTTTCCAGCAGATGACATTCCACTAGAAGCACGAGAACTGTTTGTCAAGTCACGGGTACGTTCAATTGTGAATCTTGATACTCAACAGATTGGTCGAATTCCCTTGGATGATTTAGAAGATGAAGAAATCTTCTCTGAAGAAAACTATTACCGTCCTGTAGATCCATGTCATGTGGAATACCTGACTGCAATGGGGGTTAAGTCCTCTCTCGTAGTACCCATCATGCATCACGATCAACTTTGGGGACTGCTGGTGTCTCACCACTCGGAATCTCGTTCAATTCCAGAATCAGAACTAGAATTGGTGCAGATGGTGTCCGATCAGCTGTCATTAGCGATCGCCCAAAGTGCCCTGATCGCCCAAGCTAATGAAAAAGCCGCAAGGGAAGCCACGATTAAACGTATCGCTACTCTGCTGCACTCGTTGCCCACGATTGAGTACCAGTCAGCTTTAGCAGAAACCATCACTGCCTTGGGTGGTTCTGGTGGTAGGCTTTGCATCAAAAATCAAGCCTTCATTGAAAGCTTTGCAGACTGCTTGCAAGCTGATAGCGAGCATATTAAAGTTTATGCCTACGGCAAACAACCTGCGATACCAGACCAGGCAAAGTACAAATATATGGAGCAATATAGTGTCTGGCAAGAACGATATAAGTCTGGTAAATACAATATTTGGGCAATTTCAGACATCTATAAAATCCCTGGTTTGCGAAATCTGCAAGTTGCTTTTCGACCAACCAAAATTCGCAGCATTTTGATGATTCCACTCCATTATCGTCAAAAATTGCTGGGATATTTAAGTATCTTTCGGGACGAGTTTGAAACAAAAACCCTTTGGGCAGGAGAGTTTGACCCTGACGGGCGACAACTTTATCCTCGTCTATCATTTGAAGTCTGGCAAGAATCGAAAACAGCACAAGCCCGTGAGTGGAATGTCGAAGAAATAGAACTGGCACGAGAGTTGAGTCAACAATTTGCCTTTGCAATTCATGAAAGCGAGTTATCTCAGCATCATGCACATATGCTCAGTGCCATTGCCAAAAACCAAGCCCAACAAGACACTATCAAGTTAGAACAGTCAATAAAACAACAACAGGCACTTTCGGAGGTTATTGCCAAAATCCGAGACTCTCTCAACATAGAATCTATTTTTCAGACAACAACCAGAGAGGTTTGTCAGTTACTGCAAGCAGATCGGGTGAGTGTTTACCGTTTCAACTCGGATTGGGGTGGTGAATTTGTCGGTGATTTTGAAGCGGCTAACCCAGAGTGGTTACACATATCCAAACTCGGCATCAATACCATTTGGGACGATACTTATTTACAAGAAACACAAGGGGGACGCTACCGCGACAATCAAACATTTGCAGTCGATGACATCTATCAAATGGGATTTGCCCCCTGTCATATCAAGCTTTTGGAACAGTTTCACATCAAAGCCTTTGCGATCGCTCCTATTTTTGTCCGTCAAAAACTTTGGGGTTTGCTAGCAGCTTATCAACACTCAGGGTCTCGCCACTGGAATTTATCTGATATTCAATTCCTAACTCAGACAGCAGCCCAACTTGGAGTGGCACTTCAGCAAGCGGAATTACTCGCACAAACACGACAGCAGGCAGTTGATTTGCAAAAGGCAGCAGAACAACAACAGTTATTGTTTGATGTTGTTGCTAAAATCCGAGCCTCTCTCGATCTAGAGACAATTTTTCAGACAACAACCAGAGAGGTTTGTCAATTACTGCAAGCAGATCGGGTGAGTGTTTATCGTTTCAACTCAGATTGGAGTGGTGAATTTGTTGGTAATTTTGAGGCGGCTAACCTAGAGTGGTCACATATATCCAAACTCGGCATCAATACAGTCTGGGACGATACCTACTTACAACAAACACAAGGGGGACGCTACCGCCATAATGAAACATCTGCTGTTGATGATATTTATCAAATCGGCTTTACTCCCTGTCATATCGAGCTTTTGGAGCAGTTTCACATTAAAGCTTTTGCGATCGCCCCTATCTTTGTCGGTCAAAAACTCTGGGGTTTGCTAGCAGCTTATCAACACTGTGGGCCCCGCCACTGGAATTCGTCTGACATTAAATTCCTGAGTCAGATAGCAGCTCAAATGGGGGTGGCACTTCAGCAAGCGGAATTAGTCGCACAAACACAACAGCAGGCAGCTGATTTGCTAAAGGTACTGGATGAATTGCACGCGACAGGACAACAGAAGCAGTTTTTGTTAAAAGTTGTTGACAAAATGCGGAAAGCCTTGACATTCTCTGGACACGATCGCGATCGCCATGTTGAGGAAAGTTTACCGTACTCTGAAGATTGA
- the rpsR gene encoding 30S ribosomal protein S18 yields the protein MSYYRRRLSPIKPGEPIDYKDVDLLRKFVTERGKILPRRITGLTSQQQRALTLAIKRARILALLPFINAEG from the coding sequence ATGAGTTATTACCGTCGCCGTCTGTCTCCAATTAAACCGGGAGAACCAATAGATTACAAGGACGTAGATTTGTTGCGTAAGTTTGTCACCGAACGCGGTAAGATATTGCCGCGTCGGATTACTGGACTTACGTCTCAGCAACAACGAGCATTAACATTAGCGATTAAACGCGCTCGAATTTTGGCTTTGTTGCCGTTTATCAACGCAGAAGGTTAA
- a CDS encoding DUF2358 domain-containing protein gives MDIIQILKEDYQRFPVNQTYSIYAKDVYFQDPLNKFWGIRRYKQMIKFIETFFLNPKMNLHDIQKEGDTIKTQWTLSWNTPLPWKPRISIPGWSELRLNSDGLIVSHIDYWNCSRLDVLKQHFLTKQSIM, from the coding sequence ATGGATATTATTCAAATCCTCAAAGAGGATTATCAAAGATTTCCAGTCAATCAAACTTACAGCATCTACGCTAAAGACGTTTATTTTCAAGATCCGCTGAACAAATTTTGGGGTATTCGGCGATACAAGCAAATGATTAAATTCATCGAGACTTTCTTTTTAAACCCCAAGATGAACTTGCACGACATCCAAAAAGAGGGAGATACCATTAAAACTCAGTGGACACTTAGCTGGAATACCCCTCTTCCCTGGAAACCGCGCATCTCTATCCCTGGCTGGAGTGAATTACGCCTGAACTCCGATGGCTTGATTGTATCTCACATCGATTACTGGAACTGTTCCCGCCTCGACGTGTTAAAGCAGCATTTTCTGACTAAACAATCGATAATGTAA
- a CDS encoding GAF domain-containing protein, giving the protein MTLSEEPNLRASLQQENLLRRITNRIRLSLELQEILTTTVAEIRSFLITDRVMIYKFHADDSGQVIAESINNNKLPSLLGLNFPADDIPPHARELFIQSRVRSVVNVDSQQIGQSIVRDLETGETISEDIRYRPVDPCHIEYLMAMGVKSTIVVPIIYQEKLWGLLVSHHSQSRTFTEDEIEVVQMVVEQLSVAIAHSKLLAQARATAKREAIINRVASLLHSLPAIALQPALEAAVAAFNGSGGRLCIRNDISDFQSSNTRSLAECLMPGSDCVRLYICGQQPIIPEQTIYPLLEQYSVWQEYYKSGEYDVWAISDVYQTPGLRSLQPAFMATKIRSMLMIPLQYRQHLLGYLSIFRDEIDTETLWAGQFDPDKRQLYPRLSFEVWRESKKAQAQKWMLAEIELAREFGKQFGSAIQQYELYQQVQAFNTNLEKQVKKRTLQLQQATEQQHAVFKVIAKIRESLDANTIFQITTKEVCQLLRAERVSVYRFNANWGGEFVGDFEATSPNWSSAAKLSINLVWNDTYLQDTQGGRYRNNETFAVDDIYKMGFAQCHVDNLEQYQIHAFILAPIFVGEKLWGLLAAYQHSGSRHWQDYEINFLTQIAVQLGVALQQAELLNQTRLQTEQLAEALQDLRQMQTQLIQSEKMSSLGQLVAGVAHEINNPVNFIHGNITYVSEYAKDLLNMLALYQQYSYNLSPEIRERTEEIDLDFIVEDLPKMLSSMQIGTERIRQIVLSLRNFSRLDQADMKPVDIHEGIDNTLLILQYRLKARPEGGAIEIVKKYGDLPLVECYAGQMNQVFMNVLSNAIDALELHRQSISETYIPVITIKTAVGQISGNIPSVVISIADNGPGIAEDAMKRIFDPFFTTKPVGKGTGLGLSISYQIVVDKHGGVFKCNSQPNLGTEFWIEIPMQQQ; this is encoded by the coding sequence ATGACCTTATCAGAGGAACCAAACTTGCGGGCAAGTCTTCAGCAAGAAAACTTGTTACGCCGTATTACCAACCGCATTCGTCTATCACTAGAATTGCAAGAAATTCTGACTACAACAGTGGCTGAGATACGCTCATTTCTCATAACAGATCGAGTGATGATTTACAAGTTTCATGCCGATGATAGCGGTCAGGTCATTGCTGAATCTATAAATAACAACAAATTACCTTCGCTGTTGGGGTTAAACTTTCCTGCTGATGACATTCCACCCCATGCCCGTGAATTGTTTATCCAATCGCGGGTGCGCTCAGTTGTTAATGTTGACAGTCAGCAGATTGGTCAAAGTATAGTGCGTGACTTGGAAACAGGTGAGACTATATCAGAGGATATCCGTTACCGTCCTGTAGACCCTTGTCATATAGAGTACCTAATGGCAATGGGGGTAAAGTCCACTATTGTAGTGCCGATTATCTATCAAGAGAAACTTTGGGGGTTATTGGTATCTCACCATTCGCAGTCACGTACGTTTACAGAAGATGAAATCGAAGTAGTGCAGATGGTGGTTGAGCAACTGTCGGTGGCGATCGCTCACAGTAAACTCCTTGCTCAAGCGCGTGCCACAGCCAAACGAGAAGCGATTATTAACCGCGTTGCTTCCCTACTACATTCATTGCCCGCGATCGCATTACAACCAGCTTTAGAAGCCGCTGTTGCTGCCTTTAATGGTTCTGGTGGCAGACTTTGCATTAGAAATGATATCTCTGACTTCCAGAGTAGCAACACAAGGAGCTTAGCAGAATGTTTGATGCCTGGAAGCGATTGTGTCAGGCTTTATATTTGCGGACAACAGCCCATAATACCAGAACAAACAATATATCCATTGCTAGAGCAGTACAGCGTCTGGCAAGAATATTACAAGTCTGGTGAATATGATGTATGGGCAATTTCAGATGTCTATCAAACTCCTGGCTTGCGAAGTTTGCAACCTGCCTTTATGGCAACTAAAATTCGCAGTATGTTGATGATACCGCTCCAGTATCGCCAGCATTTACTAGGTTATTTAAGTATTTTCCGGGATGAAATAGACACAGAAACCCTGTGGGCAGGGCAGTTTGATCCCGATAAACGGCAACTGTATCCTCGTCTATCGTTTGAGGTTTGGCGCGAATCTAAAAAAGCACAAGCTCAGAAATGGATGCTCGCAGAGATTGAATTGGCTAGAGAATTCGGTAAACAATTTGGGTCAGCAATTCAGCAATACGAATTGTATCAACAAGTGCAAGCATTCAATACCAACTTAGAAAAGCAAGTTAAAAAACGCACTTTGCAACTACAACAGGCAACAGAACAACAACACGCTGTGTTTAAAGTCATTGCCAAGATTCGCGAGTCTTTGGATGCCAATACTATTTTTCAAATAACTACTAAAGAAGTTTGTCAATTACTGCGAGCTGAACGTGTTTCTGTTTATCGCTTCAACGCCAATTGGGGTGGTGAATTTGTTGGTGATTTTGAAGCTACTAGTCCCAACTGGTCAAGTGCTGCCAAACTCAGCATTAATCTGGTTTGGAATGACACCTATTTACAAGATACGCAAGGCGGACGCTACCGCAACAATGAAACATTTGCGGTGGATGACATTTATAAAATGGGGTTTGCTCAGTGTCATGTTGATAATCTAGAGCAGTATCAGATTCATGCCTTTATACTTGCTCCTATCTTTGTTGGCGAAAAACTTTGGGGTTTGCTGGCGGCTTATCAACACAGTGGTTCCCGCCACTGGCAAGACTATGAAATTAACTTCCTCACTCAGATTGCTGTCCAACTTGGGGTAGCACTCCAGCAAGCTGAATTACTCAATCAAACCAGGCTACAGACAGAACAACTAGCCGAAGCACTGCAAGATTTACGACAAATGCAAACTCAGTTGATTCAAAGCGAGAAAATGTCCTCACTGGGTCAACTTGTGGCAGGTGTTGCCCACGAAATCAACAATCCCGTAAATTTTATACATGGCAATATCACTTATGTTAGTGAATATGCCAAAGATTTACTTAATATGCTGGCTCTTTACCAGCAATACAGTTACAACCTCAGTCCAGAAATTCGTGAGCGAACAGAAGAAATAGATTTAGATTTTATTGTTGAAGATTTGCCAAAAATGCTGTCTTCCATGCAAATTGGCACTGAACGCATCCGTCAAATTGTCTTATCTTTGCGAAATTTTTCCAGGCTCGACCAAGCAGATATGAAGCCTGTTGATATTCACGAAGGTATCGACAACACGTTACTAATTTTACAGTATCGCTTGAAGGCCAGACCAGAAGGAGGTGCAATTGAGATAGTAAAAAAGTACGGCGATCTCCCCTTGGTTGAGTGCTATGCCGGGCAAATGAATCAAGTTTTCATGAATGTTTTGAGTAATGCGATCGATGCTTTAGAACTGCACAGGCAGTCAATTTCAGAAACTTATATCCCCGTAATCACAATCAAAACTGCTGTTGGTCAAATTTCTGGCAATATTCCTAGTGTAGTCATTAGCATTGCCGACAATGGCCCGGGGATAGCGGAAGATGCTATGAAGCGCATCTTCGATCCCTTTTTCACCACCAAACCAGTAGGTAAAGGTACAGGCTTAGGATTATCTATTAGTTACCAAATTGTTGTGGATAAGCACGGTGGCGTCTTTAAATGTAATTCGCAGCCAAATTTAGGTACAGAATTCTGGATTGAAATTCCGATGCAACAGCAATGA
- a CDS encoding ribonuclease catalytic domain-containing protein, producing the protein MEKGTLVEFRLQGDRRLGVVDKPDGKTRWFVIDERGQSHSLAPRQITYTVNGQTYKPSQVPNFLEEVKPYLDPSSLEVAWELLVEGGETVTPAEMATLLFSESEPPQCYAAHCLLSEDKIYFKQKGDSYEPRTAAQVAERKHQLEVEALKAKGQQEFLARVEQALKGEAVEWQRHDRHRLEALEKYAALLADTVRVGLNYDSLARAYPPPAPVQETMSMLGRSATPQGAFQLLVDLGWWSPHENLFLRRSSIPVQFPTKVLEVAQQRLESPPTDPDTNRLDLTHLKVYTIDDESTTEIDDGLSWELLGDGRERLWVHIADPTRFLMPEDELDLEARKRGSTVYLPTGMVPMFPELLATGPMSLVQGKVCCALSFGIILDVSGAVEDYSIYASLIKPTYRLTYEDVDEMLDLGVEAEPEIAAIAKWATKRKTWRYAQGAISINMPEAMIKVKNDDISINVLDDSTSRQLVAEMMILAGEVAARYGQIHNIPLPFRGQPQPELPPEQELIQLPAGFVRACAMRRCMPKSEMSITPVRHAGLGLDTYTQATSPIRRYSDLLTHFQLKAHLRGDVLPFSAEQLKEVMMSVSTVTQEVTMVERQTNRYWALEYLRRSPEKIWHTTVLMWLREDSGLALILLEDLGLQLPMSFRRSVNLGEQVLVKVSHADPQKDVIQFQEVIYQEAQAAAN; encoded by the coding sequence GTGGAGAAGGGGACGCTAGTTGAATTTAGACTTCAAGGCGATCGCCGTCTGGGTGTAGTAGATAAACCAGACGGCAAAACCCGTTGGTTCGTGATCGATGAACGGGGTCAATCTCATAGTCTCGCGCCTCGACAAATTACCTATACAGTCAACGGGCAGACCTACAAGCCTTCGCAGGTTCCCAATTTTCTGGAAGAGGTAAAGCCCTACTTAGACCCATCGAGTTTAGAAGTTGCTTGGGAATTACTGGTAGAGGGTGGGGAAACAGTAACGCCAGCAGAAATGGCGACTTTGTTGTTTTCAGAATCAGAACCACCTCAATGCTATGCAGCCCATTGCTTGTTGTCAGAAGACAAAATCTATTTCAAGCAAAAGGGAGACTCTTACGAACCGCGAACGGCAGCTCAAGTAGCGGAACGCAAACACCAACTAGAAGTAGAAGCGCTCAAAGCAAAAGGACAGCAGGAATTTTTGGCTCGTGTAGAGCAAGCACTCAAGGGTGAAGCAGTCGAGTGGCAAAGACACGATCGCCACCGTTTGGAAGCCCTGGAAAAATATGCAGCGCTGCTTGCTGACACTGTGCGTGTGGGGCTAAATTATGACTCTCTAGCTCGCGCTTACCCACCGCCAGCACCAGTCCAAGAAACGATGAGCATGCTGGGACGTTCTGCTACTCCCCAAGGGGCCTTTCAACTATTAGTGGATTTGGGTTGGTGGAGTCCTCATGAAAACTTATTTTTGCGTCGTTCGTCAATTCCAGTTCAATTCCCAACAAAGGTATTAGAAGTGGCCCAACAGCGATTGGAATCACCACCCACTGACCCAGATACAAACCGCCTGGATCTCACCCATCTCAAGGTTTACACAATTGATGATGAAAGTACCACCGAAATAGACGATGGTTTGAGTTGGGAGTTGCTTGGTGATGGGCGAGAAAGGCTATGGGTACATATCGCTGACCCCACACGTTTTCTCATGCCTGAAGATGAGTTAGACTTAGAAGCCAGAAAGCGGGGTAGTACAGTTTATTTACCCACGGGAATGGTTCCCATGTTCCCGGAATTGTTGGCTACTGGACCAATGAGTTTGGTACAGGGGAAAGTTTGTTGTGCCCTCAGCTTTGGGATCATTTTAGATGTATCCGGGGCAGTAGAAGATTACAGTATTTATGCCAGTTTAATTAAACCCACTTATCGCCTCACCTATGAAGATGTAGACGAAATGCTGGATTTAGGCGTGGAGGCGGAACCAGAAATTGCTGCGATCGCCAAATGGGCAACTAAGCGTAAAACTTGGCGATATGCCCAAGGAGCCATTAGCATTAACATGCCAGAGGCGATGATTAAAGTCAAAAATGACGATATCAGCATTAATGTTTTAGATGACTCCACCTCCAGGCAACTAGTAGCCGAGATGATGATCTTAGCCGGTGAAGTTGCTGCCCGTTACGGTCAAATTCATAACATTCCCCTACCCTTTCGCGGTCAGCCGCAACCTGAGTTACCCCCTGAACAGGAGTTAATTCAGCTACCAGCAGGCTTTGTGCGTGCTTGTGCGATGCGCCGTTGTATGCCCAAGAGCGAAATGAGCATTACACCTGTGCGTCATGCTGGTTTGGGTTTGGATACCTACACTCAAGCCACTTCTCCCATTCGCCGCTACAGTGACTTGCTAACTCACTTTCAACTGAAAGCGCACTTACGGGGCGATGTTTTACCGTTCTCAGCCGAACAACTCAAAGAAGTGATGATGAGTGTCAGCACCGTTACCCAAGAAGTGACAATGGTAGAACGGCAAACTAATAGATATTGGGCGTTAGAATATCTGCGCCGCAGCCCAGAGAAAATTTGGCATACAACAGTGCTGATGTGGTTGAGAGAAGATAGCGGGTTAGCACTAATTCTTTTAGAAGATTTGGGCTTGCAGTTACCGATGTCTTTCCGGCGTTCTGTGAATCTAGGGGAACAGGTTTTGGTGAAAGTTTCCCACGCCGATCCGCAAAAGGATGTGATTCAGTTTCAGGAAGTAATTTATCAAGAAGCGCAGGCAGCAGCGAATTAA
- a CDS encoding TRC40/GET3/ArsA family transport-energizing ATPase, with the protein MRVILMTGKGGVGKTSVAAATGLRCAELGYRTLVLSTDPAHSLADSFDLELEHAPRKIRSNLWGAELDALQELEGNWGAVKRYITQVLQARGLDGVQAEELAILPGMDEIFGLVRMKRHYDEGDFDVLIIDSAPTGTALRLLSLPEVSGWYMRRFYKPFQNISVALRPLVEPLFKPIAGFSLPDKEVMDAPYEFYQQIEALEKVLTDNSQTSVRLITNPEKMVIKESLRAHAYLSLYNVATDLVVANRIIPEEVQDPFFQRWKDNQQQYRQEIHENFHPLPVKEVPLFSEEMCGLTALEHLKETLYKDEDPTQVYYKETTIRVVQDKNQYSLELYLPGIPKNQIQLSKSGDELNITIGNHRRNLVLPQALATLQPAGAKMDEDYLKIRFAEAVNT; encoded by the coding sequence ATGCGCGTAATTTTGATGACAGGGAAAGGCGGTGTAGGTAAAACTTCCGTAGCAGCCGCCACGGGACTTCGTTGTGCGGAACTTGGCTATCGGACATTAGTGTTGAGTACAGACCCTGCTCACTCTTTGGCAGACAGTTTCGACCTAGAATTGGAACACGCACCCCGAAAAATTCGCTCAAATTTGTGGGGTGCAGAATTAGATGCGCTGCAAGAATTAGAGGGAAACTGGGGTGCTGTCAAACGCTACATTACCCAAGTTTTGCAGGCACGGGGTTTGGACGGAGTACAAGCGGAAGAATTGGCAATATTACCGGGCATGGATGAGATTTTTGGCTTGGTAAGGATGAAACGCCACTACGATGAAGGCGATTTTGATGTTTTGATCATTGATTCTGCTCCTACTGGTACAGCATTGCGACTATTGAGTTTACCAGAAGTCAGCGGTTGGTATATGCGGCGTTTTTACAAACCGTTTCAAAATATTTCAGTTGCCCTTAGACCCCTGGTTGAGCCTCTTTTTAAACCTATCGCTGGTTTTTCTTTGCCAGATAAAGAAGTGATGGATGCGCCTTACGAGTTTTATCAACAAATTGAAGCACTAGAAAAAGTATTGACTGACAACAGTCAAACTTCAGTGCGTCTCATTACTAATCCAGAAAAGATGGTCATTAAAGAATCTTTGCGTGCCCATGCTTATCTGAGTTTGTATAATGTTGCGACAGATTTAGTTGTAGCAAATCGCATCATTCCTGAGGAAGTTCAAGACCCTTTCTTTCAGCGCTGGAAAGATAACCAGCAGCAATATCGTCAGGAAATTCATGAGAACTTTCACCCTTTACCTGTGAAGGAAGTACCTCTTTTTTCTGAAGAAATGTGCGGTTTAACAGCCTTAGAGCACCTTAAAGAAACGCTCTACAAAGATGAAGATCCGACTCAGGTGTATTATAAAGAAACCACAATCAGAGTTGTGCAAGATAAAAATCAATACAGCTTGGAATTGTACTTACCTGGCATTCCGAAAAACCAAATTCAACTGAGTAAATCAGGCGATGAATTAAACATTACTATTGGTAATCATCGCCGCAACTTAGTTTTGCCACAAGCATTGGCAACACTACAACCAGCGGGAGCCAAAATGGATGAAGACTATCTGAAGATCCGCTTTGCTGAGGCTGTGAATACTTAA
- a CDS encoding RDD family protein translates to MTIERLPPPQYPRVEFVRRGLAFGIDFLIVWLLSSLLGTSALGIQILQILVFAIAWLVLRVVVVYNNQGQSLGRYALDMRVLEVERGRVPDLQSLLKRESIVGVGALLLSIALNNIIRNPTAILLILPLAIDCGAAVSDPQLRQTWHDRYARTMIVSSRRGYSLDIKVKRILESVRRNVRK, encoded by the coding sequence ATGACTATTGAACGATTACCCCCACCACAATATCCTAGAGTTGAATTTGTGCGACGAGGTTTGGCATTTGGAATTGATTTCTTGATTGTCTGGTTGCTGAGTTCTCTATTAGGAACCAGTGCGCTTGGTATCCAAATTCTCCAGATCCTAGTTTTTGCGATCGCTTGGCTAGTGTTGCGAGTAGTGGTTGTATACAATAATCAAGGACAGAGTTTAGGGCGTTATGCTCTAGATATGAGAGTGCTGGAAGTCGAACGGGGCAGAGTTCCAGATTTGCAGAGTCTGTTGAAGCGAGAGTCAATAGTTGGTGTCGGTGCGCTTTTGCTTTCTATTGCCCTAAACAACATCATCCGCAATCCCACTGCTATACTGCTAATACTTCCCCTAGCAATTGACTGTGGTGCTGCCGTATCTGATCCTCAGCTACGGCAAACTTGGCATGACCGTTATGCTAGGACTATGATCGTTTCGTCGCGTCGAGGCTATTCGCTAGACATAAAAGTCAAGCGAATTCTTGAAAGTGTGCGGCGAAATGTGAGAAAATAG
- the rpmG gene encoding 50S ribosomal protein L33, with protein MAKAKGVRIIVTLECTECRTNPDKRSPGVSRYTSTKNRRNTTNRLELKKFCTHCNKHTVHKEIK; from the coding sequence ATGGCTAAGGCTAAAGGTGTCCGGATAATAGTGACACTGGAGTGTACAGAGTGTCGTACAAATCCAGACAAGCGTTCTCCAGGTGTTTCGCGTTATACCTCGACTAAGAATCGTCGCAACACCACCAATCGCTTAGAACTGAAAAAGTTCTGCACCCACTGCAACAAACATACCGTTCACAAGGAAATAAAGTAA